ATGGCTTTAGCGatgatgaatattttttttattgaaatattcgTACTTCCCGTTCGTATTtgtgtcaaattttaattccgtgcattttaatttaattgtgaattaatttaattgtggaagggctagtgggaggggcgccgTCGGAGACCCCCTAAGATATAATAACAAATACCACAAcaccaaaattaaaactctATTTAGGATGCATATTCAAATGTTAAATGCTTATTATTGAAGATAACgcaaaataatgttattccattttagaaaatgtgtaaCTTTTAGTGAGcatcccaaaaataaaaatgtaccATTTTaaagagtatattttaaaaattgtaaacacTTCTATTCTTTCCttaactttattattttttcaattagtgaagtaaaaatattgcataaaattttgtgtccGCGAagaaattcttcaatttttgaaatgatCGATGGATggtttattttcataaattaggAGAAAATGAAGGAAAGAGAAGataatatagttaattaattaattcctatcttcccaaataattaatctttttgaaattatttgcTCTTTTATCCAGTTAATTACActattcatataaaatatctcatcatcatttcattttgtttcgAACAGTTAAAAGTTtgtataaattattcaaaaaatttcatttacgTTTTACTACATTATGTCAAGTATATTTACATTAACGTTTTATCCACATGAGGTACGTTATgtttcaacatttttttatgttggtATGAAAagtttcattataaaaaatttgattcaTTATCTCATGGTCGTATCAAAAATTTCATCTttgtttcatcttttttttacattacgTCGTTTAATCATACACGACATGACAtgatgtattaaaaaaatacaaataaaactttttatagtattatatttttaaacttcaaaaaaGTCCGCCAAATCTAAACCCTCTCATCCGATCTCCGGCGGCCACATCTCCTCTTCATCGACCCGGTGTCGCTGTCCATGTAGTGGAGGACCGCCACCATCGTCAGCGACGTCGCAAACATCGGGATCGGGCCGAAGAACCACAGCAGCAGCGCGGTGGCGAAGTAAAGCGCCCTGAGGCCGACCGACCAGAAATCGCCGCCGCGGACGACGGCCAATTCGACGTACTCCGTGGCGATGTCGGCGTGGGGAGTGCTGATGAGGTAATTGGCGTGGATGAAGCAGCGCGACGACTGCACGAAGCAGGAGAAGGCGAGGAGGAAGCAGATCAGGAGCGTGATGTACTTGATCGACATCGTCGCCGGCCGCGTGTCGCCGTAGATCAGCTCGCTCTGGAAGATGTTCGAGTTGTTCGCGATCCACGCCCCGATCAGCGCGCTCAGCGTCAGCGACACCGACGCTAGGAACGTCGCCGCGGATATGTTCGCTGACACCACGTCCAGCGCCATCTTCACGTCGCGATTCTCCGactaatttatcaaatttcgtGACAATTTTAAATCAGGATAGTCGCTACATCcaactaattaatcaaatttcatcacaattttaaatcagAATACATACAGGATCCGATCCgactaattaatcaaattcatGACAATTTTAAATCAGAATAGTCAATGGATCGATCCGACTTAGTAATCCATTTTCGTgacaattttaaatcaaaatagtcACTCTATCcgaaaaatcaatcaaatttcGTGACTATTTTAAATCAGAATATAGTTATTTGATCGGCTGATAgatatgttgatataaaaaattaaaaataaaaaataaaaataaataaaaaaataaaaggttaaAAGTGGAACCTGCATAAATTTTTGGACCCAAATTTTCTTATCGTTGTTTTCGAAGCCGATGACGGTAGTATGAGGGAGCTTGAGGCATCTATAGAGAAGACAAAGATGGTATGAAAACATAATTAGCAAACCACATGGCACCAAAATCAGATCCAAATATTCCTTTCGATACTTCATTGCTCTTTCAAACGAATTCATCCAAAAATTAAGGTTTCAGTTgcttttaatattgaaattgggACTTGCTTAAAAGGAACTAATTTAGTTgcattattgattttgttggtGATTTGGAGTTGAGTGTACTACAATCACAAGGAATTGTAGTTGAATTTTGTTATGCAATTTGTGGGGTGCCTGTAGGTGTAAGTTAGGAGTTAGGACAGTCTATACACCAAAACAACAGTTTTTTTTCATACTCGTAACTCTCAAGATTATAGtacccctccgtcccaaggaagatgacccctttcttgggcggtacgggattttatgcgattttattttgtgtgttagatgagagagtaaagtaagagagagggaataaagtagagataaagggatttccattttaagtaatgggtcatcttgaatgggacaaactaaaaaggaaagtgggtcattttcagtgggacggagggagtaactttttacaaattaaagaTCGGGGTGTAGTGAGAATCAAACACATTCCTAATTTAAGCACTgggaaattttaaaagttatttaGGAttgtttgaaatattattttagccattctaacaaaatatttatataatagtCATTTAATACTTGAATTAGACAATTAAATTCGAAGAAATATTACACGACAAATTACGAAATTAGTTGTTTACCATtatgaaaatagaaagagaaaaacagGGGACATCgtgaattgattttttaatcttaaaaatgGCTACAAAATAAGGTCTTATACTTCAAATTACAACCCATGTAATACCCTAGATTTCGCTTTCTgtgtcccacaagaatatacattctttttttttagtccgtccaaaaagaatatgtacttttcaattttgaaatttcttttctctctaataaggtgggACTCATTCcctactaacactactttaattactttttctctctaaccctctcttactttaccaattttgcattaaaattcatgtcgaacccaaagtgcatattctttagcgatggagagagtattatagTAACTcataattatactccctccgtcccacataattttactcatttcacttttactatttttggtagtggaccccataatccactaatccattcctactcacattttattataaaactaatactttaaaagtaggacccacatcccaccaactattttaactcactttccattacatttcttaaaatccgtgccgagtcaaagtgtgtaaaattatgtgggacagagggagtataatttggTACATCTATTAagattactccctccattccgaCTAAGATGATAATTTGGTACATCTATTAagattactccctccattccgactcagatgacacatttttcagatgacacaagatttttagagttattgattaatatgttcaatttgaaagagaaaagatGGATGTATGTATTAAATGCAAAAGAAAGAGGATTGAGTATTTagtagaaagaaagaaaaacggTTGGCTGCAATAATTAGAGAAAACAaattagtactttatttttcaaaaaaaaaaatgtactccctccgtcctaactAAGTTGGACAAAATTTTTGGGCATGTATTAAGCAATTGTGTGACTGGttcattgaaaataaaataaaataggagagaaacAAATGAGAtcaagagagaataaagttggtgaataaaaatgattagatttgtattttgtcaaaaaagaaataattcaatttagtTTTGACATCCAAAGAAAATGCGACTCAATTTAATTGGAACCGATGAAGTATCATCTTATTTGCTACAAATTTAAAAGGataatgtgtcattttagttgAGATGGAAGAAATATTATTGACGAGTGCCATGAAATCTACTAGAGAATTGGGCTCTTATGTACATCAAatgttacattattccattttacaaataatgcATGATGCTTCTTGGTTGAAGCACTTGAAGAAAATGCCAATATATACAATAATTGCAAGTGCTGAAAACTCAATCCCCCAAACAACATATATACACAGGTTAATCAGCAGTTGAAGCTTACATTATGCCCTTTGGAATTAGCTCTTTTAAGCATTTCTGATGCAGAAGACTCATCCTCATACCTAACCGATTTGCAGCTCCTCAAACCTGTAGATGATGGGCATTTCAAGATCCCTTTCAAGGGCATTTTCTCCGAAGACCTCGTGTCATCATCGCTTCCACGGAGATCTTGACTGGATAGATCATCACTATCTCCTATCCGAACCAAGACACTGCCCACGCGTTCAAGCTTGCCTGTCTTCTTCCTGTTCTTGAACAACCCTTCTGCGAAGGAGCCAAAGGAGTTCAAGTTCCTGAGGAACAAGCTACGCCTGCTGGGGGATTCAGCATCAAGCTTGGAGCCATCCGCATTCAGCAGCCCAAGGCCGATGATGCTGGTGATGAAGACCCTGCATATGGCAGACTTGATGGCATGCCTCTCTGGAGAGGAGGCGTCTGTCAACCCGGCCATCTTCTTGATCCCGAGGATCCTCCTTGCCAGCATAGGCAGATCCCATTTCCTGCATTTGGGCTGATTCAGCGTCTTGGCAGCCAAATAGCCAACATCGACCTTCCTCGTTTTCAGCCCCAACTCCTTGAAAGGGAACAACTCTTGCTTCTCAGGAATCCCGAACGCTACAAAGTGAATCCTCTTGTCCGAAAGGAACCTGCAAATCGTGGCTGGCAGGGGCTCCCCTGCTGCAACCCTAAGAATCACACAGCCAACGCCAAAGCACAACAACACGAGCAGAATGGAAGGATCACGAGGGTGGCGCATCACATCCACCCCCACAACGGGAGGGCCATCCCAGATCTTCCCGTCCGGGAAGAGGAAATCCATCCTGCATAGATTATCAAAATCCTTCAGCTTGAAGGTAATCCCTTCCAGCTTCACATCAAACCGGTCAGTTCTTAGATAGACCTTCCCCCCCATTTTTCTTCTTGcatatataaacacaattcaCTCTTACAAACAAgaatgtatatgtatatatacagaCACCAAATCAATGTTTTTTGATAATTGAAGCAAGATACACACAGCGAAACAATGATGGTAAGGGGGGATGGGGTTTATGGGACAAGGTTTTTTCCAACCTGAAGCAGTATTCAACAGATAAGGTGAGGGAAAATAGGAAAATGGATGATTATGCTTAATTTTAGCCTAAAAACAGGAAACATGGTAAAATCCACACAAATTTAACCAATCAAATTAGCAAAGTGTGACAAAGTAATTCATACTAGCAAATCATCTGCATAAAGGGAGCAATAAACATATTATGAAGGAACAAAATCAACATTAGCCATTGTTAATAAACTTAAACAATCCATCAACAGGGAATTAATTTGTAAGACCGATTAGAAAGGAATCAATTGGCCATAAAATCATAACATTCATTGACAAAGTGAGGAAACGttacaatttcaattccatTGGAGGGTAAAAGAACCCAATTACCATAAACAAAAGCATCTAGTTACAATTACGCCCTCTCGCCCCTAATCCTCCTAGCCAGCTGAATGTCCTTGGGCATAATCGTGACTCGCTTTGCGTGAATAGCGCAGAGGTTAGTGTCTTCGAAAAGTCCGACGAGGTAGGCCTCCGCCGCCTCCTGGAGCGCAGCCACGGCGGAGCTCTGAAACCTCAGATCCGTCTTGAAATCCTGAGCGATCTCACGGACGAGCCTCTGGAACGGCAGCTTCCTGATGAGTAGCTCGGTGGACTTCTGATACTTTCGGATCTCACGGAGAGCGACGGTTCCGGGGCGGAAGCGGTGGGGCTTCTTCACTCCGCCGGTGGCGGGGGCAGATTTCCTGGCCGCCTTGGTCGCGAGCTGCTTCCTCGGCGCCTTTCCGCCGGTGGATTTGCGGGCGGTTTGCTTGGTGCGGGCCATTGATGAGAAATGCTAGGGTTTTTGGATTTGGGAAATAACGCAGAGAAGATTGAGAATTTTGAGTGAGTGATTGAAAGAAGGAAATGGGGGAATTTTATAATTGGTGCTTTCAAAATTGTGGCGGGACGTAGAGCTTTGTGAGCCGTTGATTAGTTTTTCATCTGACGGATGATAATTTTTATGGAGATGTTGTTTCGGATTGCTTATGTGGAGTTGCTTCGGATTCTTGACGTGGCAATCATATGTGTCATTTTGGCCGAGGATTTTAGGCCGTTAGATTGTAATTAATCTACAGCTGTTATTTGTATCTCGGAAGCTAATAGTACAACTCCGTATTTACTTTGAAGAGGTTTTTACAATTATTTGAGGATTTCTGTATACTTTTAAgtacataatataaaattgatatgataccttataattaaactatatacTATGTTTGTGTacttaaaaatagttttgagcttttttacactttttctttatgaaaatCTAAGAGCATCGGCAATGGTACATAGGCCATCtcgtgaagaaacatcttccGTGGCCGGGTGCGGCCTTCCACTCTAGGGAAGACCTCGTACATCGGGATCCCGCGTATGGTTACGCGAAgggagagtgtactcgagtggggctGCTGGGAGGGCTGAGGACTGGACCTGGGGCGtaaatgaaggaggggatggaaactACTCAGCATCCGGGGAGAGttcgtgggatccgccgctgctgccgctgtaGTCGCCGCTATAATTCAGtcgctgcttcttcggccacccagcgtCGTGCCCCGTGCGGAACTTCTCGGACACCCCAGGGACATCCTCCGCCCACTTCCCCCGGGGGTGTCGTCAACAAGCAGCGCGatgactcgccgaccgccttggGCCTTTCCCTCGTCTTCTTGTTCGGCGCGGCCCGCCCTGAACGGAATCCGgatccccgagatcgatccccatatcatgcaatgacGAAGGTCATCGCCAGGTTTAACTGCGCCTCCACTTGGGTCGACGCGGAGACGAAGCCGCAAAAAACAGCAGGGCCGAATCCGTGTCCCTCCCGTGACCCGACCCCGCATCCCGGATGCATACCGTGTCAGATCCCCcgccacatcatccccatcatcccCTCGCGATCATCCGCACGGGCATACCCCAACCCGGGCCCGCCCCCCGGGATCCCCCACCGGGATACCCCTCCTTCCCCCGGCACGGGGTATCCCCATCATCGACCGGGTTAAACCCGACCCCTTTGCCCCATCCGATCCACCGTGGGAGTTCGAGATCCACTGCGGGACTCGCTTGTTTTGTTCCATCgccgatgatgctcttgtacgaaAGTTTAGAGGAAAACTCGttaaacaagtggtgcaaatgaaaatgaaacgaaaatccatttatataggtttttaaaataaaaaaaaacaaaaataaaacaaaatgcgCTCGAGGATGGGCCCACTATGGGGGCTAGCGATCGGCCCGGGCCGTCGCCACCCCACACCCAGCGTCGCGACTCATGGTCGGCTTAGCGATCGGGGTAGacaatcggctagccgatctaGCAATTAAAGGATGCTCAATAATCTATCCCTTCAGAACAGCAGCAaccattttaatttagttggtATTTACTAAACAATTCTTCAGTATTCACTAAGCAAAAAAAAGCATCGGGgcatttcatgaaaaaaataagcaCCCAAGGATTGTTGGGAATTTCTAGCTTCATCTAATGGATGGATACACTAGATTCGCCATTAATACAGGTTATGTTTTTAAACATAAGGGCATCCATAAGGACGCCCTAGCGACCTATGCCCGCATGGGCATTTTATCCTCCCCCTATTCCACCCGGgccggactatagcccgccctaagcgacgccctaagcatttcacttttttgatttattttttttattatgtttgcaaatgtaaataaaaatattaaacatgGCCGTGGTCGGTCGCGGACGCACGAACTGGGGGTCGGCGCGGGGCTGCTCAGCGGCGGGGCGAGGAAGATGTGGCATTGCTCCGCCCTCGGCCGACGCCGGGGACGCCGGGAGGACATCGGTGTCCGAACTCTCATCCTCGAACACCGGTGTTGAGGTCCACGGAAAACGCCCCGCTATCACTACTTGTATAACATTGAAGGTGCGCTGCGCCCTCCTCATCCCCGCCGCCATCGGGGGAATCACACCACCAACGAACTTTGCTTGTCCTCAAGAGCCCCCAAAGGGCTGGAGTGCTTGAAATCGCCGTACAATGAAATGTACAGCATCGCTTTGTCCCACCCGCGGACTCCGCCCGGCCCAGCCTTCTGCATCTCGTACTCAGCACGAACAATTTACCGCCTTTATTTGACCCCGGTGCTTGGACCCGCTCCTGTGGCGCTTGTCGCGTTCCCCGGCTTGGCCGCTTGTATTTCTCGGCGATGCGCTCCCAATACGCATCACCCTCGGTTGTTGGCGTACACCGGATCCTGGAAAAAACAATCCAACATCTCCAAGACGATGGATTCGGGTCGGAGATTCGTCTGCCGGCGAACTTTTTCACACACCCGGTAGGCAACGGCTCATGCCTTTGTCCACTTCTTCGGTGCGGACAGCGGGAGGGCGGTGTAGAGCGGCCCATATCGGGCAGCCCGATGAATCGTTGGAAAAATCGGGATCGTACTCGGCGTTTGGGGTCGAATGGCCGGTATTCTTGGTTTTGTACCCGGGCCCTCGTCACCACCAAACATCGGACTATTCGGGTAATCTCCGAATCCATCTTGCTTGAAAATGTAGTGAATTTGATGAGAgtgaagtgagaaaaatgaagtgtgaaaaatgaagtgaatttgatatatagttttgaaaatttaatagaaattaaaaaaaactacagaTCGTCGCGGACCCCCCGCCGCCTCGTCCGTTGGCCCATCTTGACGATGGTATCCTCCGCGCATCGCCCATGATGTACCATGCTCCG
The genomic region above belongs to Salvia hispanica cultivar TCC Black 2014 chromosome 3, UniMelb_Shisp_WGS_1.0, whole genome shotgun sequence and contains:
- the LOC125217136 gene encoding uncharacterized protein LOC125217136 codes for the protein MKYRKEYLDLILVPCGLLIMFSYHLCLLYRCLKLPHTTVIGFENNDKKIWVQKFMQSENRDVKMALDVVSANISAATFLASVSLTLSALIGAWIANNSNIFQSELIYGDTRPATMSIKYITLLICFLLAFSCFVQSSRCFIHANYLISTPHADIATEYVELAVVRGGDFWSVGLRALYFATALLLWFFGPIPMFATSLTMVAVLHYMDSDTGSMKRRCGRRRSDERV
- the LOC125214244 gene encoding histone H3.2; this encodes MARTKQTARKSTGGKAPRKQLATKAARKSAPATGGVKKPHRFRPGTVALREIRKYQKSTELLIRKLPFQRLVREIAQDFKTDLRFQSSAVAALQEAAEAYLVGLFEDTNLCAIHAKRVTIMPKDIQLARRIRGERA